A region from the Triticum aestivum cultivar Chinese Spring chromosome 3D, IWGSC CS RefSeq v2.1, whole genome shotgun sequence genome encodes:
- the LOC123078342 gene encoding chaperone protein dnaJ 49, translating into MDGNKDDAVKALRIGKDALDAGDTARALKFLSKAKRLDPLLPIDHLLNPLLNKDDPSSSPASSSSSSAPHPPPPPPSRAASSAAGADGLRERKQKGKKKDGEEGGGDTAGARMYTEEQLEVVHQIKKHTRDYYKILGLEKDCTVEDVRKAYRKLSLKVHPDKNKAPGAEDAFKAVSKAFQCLSDAESRKRFDLVGSDEPPAYNRRAASTARSYNGFYEDDIDPDEIFRNFFFGGMAPATTRQFGQFGTFHFRTGGMHHAHGAQQGSGGSTVRMLVQLLPVLLLLLLNFLPSSEPVYSLSRSYPYEYKFQTQRGVTYYVKLPNFEDQYPHQSTERTTLERHVERDYYSIITQNCRVELQRRQWGLAYQTPHCDMLQKFEATAQ; encoded by the coding sequence ATGGACGGCAACAAGGACGACGCTGTCAAGGCCCTGCGCATAGGCAAGGACGCCCTCGACGCCGGCGATACCGCCCGCGCCCTCAAGTTTCTGTCTAAGGCCAAGCGGCTGGACCCCTTGCTCCCCATCGATCACCTCCTCAACCCCCTCCTCAACAAGGATGACCCGTCCTCCTCACCGgcctcgtcatcatcgtcatctgCCCCAcatcccccaccgcctccgccgtcGCGAGCTGCATCATCAGCAGCCGGTGCTGACGGCTTGAGGGAAAGGAAgcagaagggcaagaagaaggatggggaggagggcggcggtgataCTGCTGGGGCGAGGATGTACACGGAGGAGCAGCTGGAGGTGGTCCACCAGATCAAGAAGCACACTAGGGATTACTACAAGATCCTGGGCCTCGAAAAGGACTGCACTGTTGAGGACGTGCGCAAGGCCTACCGCAAGCTCTCTCTCAAGGTGCACCCTGACAAGAACAAGGCCCCTGGTGCCGAGGATGCCTTTAAGGCTGTCTCCAAGGCCTTCCAGTGCCTCAGCGATGCAGAGAGCCGCAAGCGCTTCGATCTTGTTGGTTCTGATGAGCCGCCGGCATACAACAGGAGGGCGGCATCCACTGCCCGTTCATACAATGGGTTCTATGAAGATGACATTGACCCGGATGAGATATTCAGGAACTTTTTCTTTGGTGGGATGGCTCCTGCCACCACCAGGCAGTTTGGGCAGTTTGGGACGTTCCATTTCAGGACTGGCGGGATGCATCATGCTCATGGTGCGCAGCAGGGTTCTGGTGGCTCCACTGTCCGTATGCTTGTTCAGCTCTTGCCTGTCCTGCTGCTTCTGTTGCTCAACTTCCTGCCATCCTCTGAGCCAGTCTACTCCCTATCCCGTTCCTACCCTTATGAGTACAAATTTCAAACCCAACGTGGAGTAACATACTATGTCAAGCTGCCTAATTTTGAGGATCAGTATCCACACCAGAGCACTGAGCGTACAACACTGGAGCGGCATGTTGAGAGGGATTACTACTCGATAATAACACAGAATTGTAGGGTTGAGCTGCAGCGTCGCCAATGGGGGCTAGCCTACCAGACACCACACTGTGATATGCTTCAGAAGTTTGAGGCAACAGCACAGTAA